CTCGTCCGGGGTGAGGTCGCCCTCGATGAAGCGGATCTGCCAGTTGATCCGGTCCTGGCGCCGGATGTGCGGCTGGAAGGTGAGCGTGCGGGCCGCCGGGTGGCGTCGCAGCCACCAGGTGTCGGTTTTCGCGCCGGCCAGGCGGGTGCAGTCCACGCGGGACTGCTGGCCTGCGCCGATCCCCAGGGTTGTCCCGCCGCGCAAGAAGCACACGGAGTTGGACTGGGTGTAGCGCAGGACGGCCAAGCCCAGCAGGAGATCCTCCGCTGCCGTCGCGGGCAGCGAACCGCACACGACGTTGTCCAGCAGCTCGGTGGAGAGCGTCACCTCGTCGCGTTGCTGGGTTAGCCGCAGGCCGAACATCTCCCGTGTCTCATGTTGAGGGGGCATGAGCGCCTCATCTGCTTCCATGATCAGGAAACGGCCGTTCTTCTTCCGGCTGAGCGCCGCGACGGTGCCGGGAGCGTAGCCAGGGGCGATGATGCCGTCGCAGACCACACCCGTCAGCAGCTCGGCGAGTTCGGTGTCGACCGGGTGCGAGACTGCGGCGAAATCGCCGTAGGAGGATCTCGGATCGGCATCGCGGGCACGCAGGTAAGCGCTGGTGAGCGCTCCGACACCGTCGCGGTCGATGCTGTAGAGCTCAGCCGTGACGTCATCGACGGGCCCGGCCACCGCCGCGCCGGCCGGCGAGACATGCTTGAAGGAGGCGGCGGCAGGCCGGTGCAGAGCTCGGGCGGCCTCCAAGACCAGTTGCCAGCTGTTCAGCGCGTCCAGCATGTTGATGTAGGACGGGCTGCCCTGCAGCACGCGAACCGGCCACTGCCCAGGGCGTACTGGTGCGACATAGGCAGTGTGTTGCTGCGGGTTGATTCCGTAACGTAGATCCACGTCATAGCCTCCTGGGTCAGCTGGACATCACTGACGCTGGCGCCCAGGCGGTCGACGCTTACGCGAGAAAACGGCCGCTCCCCGGTGGTTGTCCACCTTCGCCAGTTGCGGCCGGGCAGGATCCTACTCGGCATCGCGCCGGGTCGGGGTGCGCTGTCAACTCGCGGCAGTTGCTTCGGTGCGGGCGCGGGTGACGACCAGGTGATAGAGGCTGCTGATGGCTCACCACATCCCGCAGGAAAGCGTAGGGAGCCTTTTCCAAGCTCACGTTGAAAATTGGTGGGGGACGACTGCCTTCACGATGCCGGTGATCAGGTTGGTGCTGCAGCGGAGCTTCCGCAAGAGTCGTCAGCCCTTCAGCACGGCAATGGCCTGCTCGCCGACGCAGCGGATCTTGGCGTGACGGCTGTTGTGCCGCCGCTTCCAGCGGTTGCGTCGGCGGCCCTGGTAGGGGACTCGGATGTGCTGGCCAGTGCCTTGGTACGCCCTTGTCCGCCCAGCACTTCAGTCCCGCGGCGGCGAGCGCGTCGACGATGCCATGGCTTCGGGCAGCGGTCAGGTCGTGGGTGGCTCCGGGCAGGGCTGGCGATACCCAGAGCAGTCGGCCGAACGGGTCGGTGAGGACCTGGATGTTCATGCCGTGCCGCTTGTGTTTTCCCGAATATTAGGGGGTGTCGGCGGCGACCCGATCGATCGGCAGCAACGTGCCGTCCAGGATCACGAACGCCTTCGCCCGGGCCGTCTCCATCACCTCCGCCAGGGTCGGTGCAAGAGCGGCCGAGACTTCGATGGCCTCGCGTATGTACCGGTAGGCGATCGCGATACCAATTCCGAACCCAGCGGCAAGCTGGGCACAGGTGTCACCGCACCAGAGGTGGCCAGGGCGAGCAGGCCCTGGCGGTCGGTAGGTAGTCATCGCCACCGGGTACCGAGCTCCCG
The sequence above is drawn from the Streptomyces sp. NBC_01465 genome and encodes:
- a CDS encoding phosphoribosylaminoimidazolecarboxamide formyltransferase — encoded protein: MDLRYGINPQQHTAYVAPVRPGQWPVRVLQGSPSYINMLDALNSWQLVLEAARALHRPAAASFKHVSPAGAAVAGPVDDVTAELYSIDRDGVGALTSAYLRARDADPRSSYGDFAAVSHPVDTELAELLTGVVCDGIIAPGYAPGTVAALSRKKNGRFLIMEADEALMPPQHETREMFGLRLTQQRDEVTLSTELLDNVVCGSLPATAAEDLLLGLAVLRYTQSNSVCFLRGGTTLGIGAGQQSRVDCTRLAGAKTDTWWLRRHPAARTLTFQPHIRRQDRINWQIRFIEGDLTPDENVRLAKALSAPAPELTDDQRRQWLTGLREVAFVSDGALPFRDNVDHAHRHGVGYIAEPGGSIRSSEVEDACREHRIALTRTGLRLFHHY